A genomic region of Papaver somniferum cultivar HN1 chromosome 7, ASM357369v1, whole genome shotgun sequence contains the following coding sequences:
- the LOC113296654 gene encoding putative glycine-rich cell wall structural protein 1, translated as MARCSSSLAIVLGLFIVTTFTINTAQSRIARKDLGLDLGGGLGLGIGVGTGIGLGGGGSGSGSGSGSGSGSGFGAGSGAGSSAGSGAGSGAGSYAGSSAGSGSGGGGGGGGGSGGGSGSGRGHGEGYGAGSGSGGGSGGGGGRGSGSGSGYGEGYGEGSGYGSGHGK; from the coding sequence ATGGCTCGGTGCTCTTCATCTTTAGCTATTGTTCTTGGCTTGTTCATTGTTACTACTTTCACTATTAATACAGCCCAAAGCCGAATAGCCAGGAAAGACCTGGGTTTGGATTTGGGAGGTGGTTTAGGACTTGGAATTGGAGTAGGTACTGGTATAGGATTAGGTGGAGGTGGTTCTGGTTCCGGCTCTGGTTCTGGATCCGGGTCTGGATCTGGTTTTGGTGCAGGATCAGGAGCGGGTTCCTCCGCTGGTTCTGGTGCAGGATCAGGAGCAGGTTCGTATGCGGGTTCTAGTGCTGGTTCAGGCTCAGGAgggggtggaggtggtggtggaggttcTGGTGGTGGATCGGGTTCTGGCCGTGGACATGGTGAAGGTTATGGTGCAGGATCCGGATCAGGTGGTGGTTCGGGTGGAGGTGGAGGTCGTGGTTCCGGTTCTGGATCAGGATATGGAGAGGGCTATGGGGAGGGTTCAGGATACGGTAGTGGTCATGGAAAGTGA
- the LOC113296655 gene encoding glycine-rich cell wall structural protein 2-like, with translation MARYSSSLAIVLGLFIVTTFTINTAQSRIARKDLGLDLGGGLGLGIGIGAGIGLGGGGSGSGSGSGSGSGSGSGAGSGAGSSAGSGAGSGAGSGAGSYAGSSAGSGSGGGGGGGGGGGSGDGSGSRGGRGSGSGYGGGYGEGYGSGRGGGGGGGGGGGGGGEGEGSGYGEGYGGGSGYGGGHGK, from the coding sequence ATGGCTCGATACTCTTCATCTTTAGCTATTGTTCTTGGTTTGTTCATTGTAACTACTTTCACTATTAATACAGCCCAAAGCCGAATAGCCAGGAAAGACCTGGGTTTGGATTTGGGAGGTGGTTTAGGACTTGGAATTGGAATAGGTGCTGGTATAGGATTAGGTGGAGGTGGTTCTGGTTCCGGCTCTGGTTCTGGATCCGGGTCTGGATCTGGTTCTGGTGCAGGATCAGGAGCGGGATCCTCCGCTGGCTCCGGAGCTGGTTCTGGTGCCGGATCAGGAGCAGGTTCGTATGCGGGTTCTAGTGCTGGTTCAGGCtcaggtggtggtggaggtggtggtggtggtggaggatctGGCGATGGATCGGGGTCCCGTGGTGGGCGTGGTTCAGGCTCAGGATACGGTGGAGGTTATGGAGAGGGATACGGATCAGgtcgaggaggaggaggaggtggtggtggaggtggtggtggaggaggggAAGGTGAGGGATCGGGATATGGAGAAGGTTATGGGGGAGGTTCAGGATATGGTGGTGGTCATGGCAAGTGA
- the LOC113294320 gene encoding serglycin-like, which translates to MAVSKSLLATISLLIFFTFVVESRIERKTLGLGLGQGLGLGLGVGDDGVSVSGSGSTSGSVTLPIVGSISHSESRSGSVSASGSGIGVGYGSGSGYGRGN; encoded by the coding sequence ATGGCTGTAAGCAAGTCACTCCTAGCTACTATTTCTCTTCTGATTTTCTTTACTTTTGTGGTAGAAAGTAGGATTGAGAGAAAGACTTTAGGTTTGGGTCTTGGACAGGGTTTGGGTTTGGGTCTTGGGGTTGGAGATGATGGTGTTTCAGTTTCAGGCTCTGGATCAACATCTGGGTCTGTGACTTTGCCTATTGTTGGTTCTATTTCTCATTCTGAATCTAGGTCGGGATCTGTTTCCGCTTCTGGTTCTGGTATCGGTGTAGGatatggttcaggttcaggttatgGAAGAGGAAACTGA